In one Pseudomonas hydrolytica genomic region, the following are encoded:
- a CDS encoding alanine/glycine:cation symporter family protein yields the protein MNELVSTLNGLVWSPALIYLCLGVGLYFSVRGRFLQVRHFKEMIRLMFKGRTDEHGITSFQALTMTLAGRVGTGNIAGVATAITFGGPGAVFWMWMVAFLGASSAFVESTLGQVYKEKLNGEYRGGPAFYIEKGLGLKWYAWLFAVVTVFACGLLLPGVQANSIASSVNTAFGIDPNVTAAVLAVLIGLIIFGGVKRIAHFTQVVVPFMALGYIMVALVIILLNIEKLPEVVLLIVKSAFGLEAGFGAIVGMAIQWGVKRGVYSNEAGQGTGPHASSAAAVSHPAKQGLVQGFSVYIDTLFVCSATAFMLLITGQYNVQAPDGSAMFTGIAGVAAGPGYVQTAMENMMPGFGNAFVAIALFFFAFTTILAYYYIAETNIAYINRKVKRPILTLLLKFGIIAATVYGTVHTATFAWDLGDLGVGLMAWLNIIAIVLMHKVAYKCLKDYEQQQDEGKDPVFHPEKLGIKNADYWGGHTSEDNLEVEKLSGETSQR from the coding sequence ATGAACGAACTGGTCTCGACCCTAAACGGTCTGGTCTGGAGCCCGGCGCTGATCTACCTCTGTCTCGGCGTCGGTCTTTACTTCTCTGTGCGCGGCCGCTTTCTCCAGGTTCGCCACTTCAAAGAAATGATTCGCCTGATGTTCAAAGGGCGTACCGATGAACACGGCATCACCTCCTTCCAGGCCCTGACCATGACCCTCGCCGGTCGCGTCGGTACCGGCAACATCGCCGGTGTGGCCACCGCCATCACCTTCGGTGGCCCGGGCGCCGTGTTCTGGATGTGGATGGTGGCCTTCCTCGGCGCCAGCTCGGCCTTCGTCGAGTCCACCCTCGGTCAGGTCTACAAGGAAAAGCTCAACGGTGAATACCGCGGCGGTCCGGCCTTCTACATCGAGAAGGGCCTGGGTCTGAAGTGGTACGCCTGGCTGTTCGCCGTGGTCACCGTGTTCGCCTGCGGCCTGCTGCTGCCGGGCGTACAGGCCAACTCCATCGCCTCCAGCGTCAACACCGCCTTCGGTATCGACCCGAACGTGACGGCCGCCGTACTGGCCGTACTGATCGGTCTGATCATCTTCGGTGGCGTCAAGCGTATCGCGCATTTCACCCAGGTAGTGGTGCCGTTCATGGCGCTGGGCTACATCATGGTGGCGCTGGTGATCATCCTGCTGAACATCGAGAAGCTGCCGGAAGTCGTGCTGCTGATCGTCAAGAGCGCCTTCGGCCTCGAGGCCGGTTTCGGCGCCATCGTCGGCATGGCCATCCAGTGGGGCGTCAAGCGTGGCGTGTACTCCAACGAAGCAGGTCAGGGTACCGGCCCGCACGCGTCGTCCGCTGCCGCCGTCAGCCACCCGGCCAAGCAGGGCCTGGTACAGGGCTTCTCGGTGTACATCGACACCCTGTTCGTCTGCTCTGCCACCGCCTTCATGCTGCTGATCACCGGTCAGTACAACGTGCAGGCGCCTGACGGCAGCGCGATGTTCACCGGTATCGCCGGTGTCGCCGCAGGCCCGGGCTACGTGCAGACCGCGATGGAGAACATGATGCCCGGCTTCGGCAACGCCTTCGTCGCCATCGCCCTGTTCTTCTTCGCCTTCACCACCATCCTGGCGTACTACTACATCGCCGAGACCAACATTGCCTACATCAACCGCAAGGTGAAGCGCCCCATTCTCACCCTGCTGCTGAAGTTCGGCATCATCGCGGCTACCGTCTACGGCACCGTGCACACTGCCACCTTCGCCTGGGACCTGGGTGACCTCGGCGTGGGCCTGATGGCCTGGCTGAACATCATCGCCATCGTGCTGATGCACAAGGTCGCCTACAAGTGCCTGAAGGACTACGAGCAGCAGCAGGACGAGGGCAAGGACCCGGTCTTCCACCCGGAGAAGCTCGGCATCAAGAATGCCGACTACTGGGGCGGCCACACCTCCGAGGACAATCTGGAAGTCGAGAAGCTCTCAGGTGAAACCTCGCAGCGTTGA
- a CDS encoding 16S rRNA (uracil(1498)-N(3))-methyltransferase: MRLSRFFIDAPLSLGQHELPEAQAHYIGRVLRHAAGDAVQLFDGSGREFLGELIEVGKKTVRVELREALDGLAESPLRIHLGQGLSRGERMDWAIQKATELGASEITPIVSERCEVRLKDERADKRLAHWRQVAISACEQCGRSVLPVIHPPLELSAWLQQIEADLKLVLHPVAEALQSHDKPNSLAFLIGPEGGLNEGEVAQAKLAGFHAARLGPRVLRTETAPVVALSVAQQLWGDLQA; this comes from the coding sequence ATGCGCCTTTCCCGTTTCTTCATCGACGCCCCGCTCTCTCTCGGCCAGCATGAGCTGCCCGAAGCCCAGGCCCACTACATCGGCCGCGTGCTGCGACACGCCGCGGGCGACGCGGTGCAGCTGTTCGACGGCAGCGGCCGCGAGTTTCTCGGCGAGCTGATCGAAGTGGGCAAGAAGACGGTACGCGTGGAGCTGCGTGAAGCGCTCGACGGCCTGGCCGAATCGCCGCTACGCATTCACCTGGGCCAGGGCCTGTCACGCGGCGAGCGCATGGACTGGGCGATCCAGAAGGCCACCGAGCTGGGCGCCAGCGAGATCACCCCGATCGTCAGCGAGCGCTGCGAGGTGCGTTTGAAGGACGAGCGCGCCGACAAGCGCCTGGCCCACTGGCGCCAGGTGGCGATCAGCGCCTGCGAGCAATGCGGTCGCTCGGTGCTGCCAGTCATTCACCCGCCGCTGGAACTGTCCGCCTGGCTGCAGCAGATCGAAGCCGACCTGAAGCTGGTGCTGCACCCGGTCGCCGAAGCCCTGCAGAGCCACGACAAACCGAACAGCCTGGCCTTTCTGATCGGTCCGGAGGGCGGCCTGAACGAGGGTGAAGTCGCTCAGGCGAAGCTGGCCGGCTTTCATGCGGCCCGCCTGGGCCCCCGCGTGTTGCGCACGGAAACGGCTCCCGTGGTCGCCCTGAGCGTCGCCCAGCAGCTGTGGGGCGATCTTCAGGCGTAA
- a CDS encoding adenosylmethionine--8-amino-7-oxononanoate transaminase, whose amino-acid sequence MSLNDHWMQRDLEVLWHPCTQMKDHERLPLVAIRKASGVWLEDFDGKRYLDAVSSWWVNVFGHANPRINARIREQLESLEHVMLAGFTHQPVIELSERLVQITPPGLNKVFYADNGSSGIEVALKMSFHYWLNNGQAGKKRFVTLSNSYHGETVAAMSVGDVSLFTDTYKALLLDTLKVPSPDCYLRPEGVSWEEHSRVMFAHMEQTLAEHHHEVAAVIVEPLIQGAGGMRMYHPIYLKLLREACDRYGVHLIHDEIAVGFGRTGTMFACEQAGITPDFLVLSKALTGGYLPMAAVLTTDEVYGAFYDDYATLRAFLHSHTYTGNPLACAAALATLDIFRDDDVIERNKALSARMASATEHLKDHPHVAEVRQTGMALAVEMVQDKASKAAYPWQERRGLAVYQHALTRGALLRPLGSVVYFLPPYVITPEEIDFLAEVASEGIDIATRDTVSVAVDNRYPDHRDPG is encoded by the coding sequence ATGAGCTTGAACGACCACTGGATGCAGCGCGACCTCGAGGTCCTGTGGCATCCCTGTACCCAGATGAAGGATCACGAGCGCCTGCCGCTGGTGGCGATTCGCAAGGCCTCCGGCGTATGGCTGGAGGACTTCGACGGCAAGCGCTATCTGGATGCGGTCAGCTCCTGGTGGGTCAACGTCTTCGGCCATGCCAACCCGCGCATCAATGCCCGCATCCGCGAGCAGCTGGAAAGCCTCGAGCACGTGATGCTCGCCGGCTTCACCCACCAGCCGGTCATCGAACTGTCCGAGCGCCTGGTGCAGATCACCCCGCCTGGCCTGAACAAGGTGTTCTACGCCGACAACGGCTCCTCGGGCATCGAGGTGGCGCTGAAGATGAGCTTCCACTACTGGCTCAACAACGGCCAGGCCGGCAAGAAGCGCTTCGTGACCCTGAGCAACAGCTACCACGGCGAAACCGTGGCGGCGATGTCGGTGGGCGACGTGTCGCTGTTCACCGATACCTACAAGGCGCTGCTGCTCGACACCCTCAAGGTACCCAGCCCGGACTGCTACCTGCGTCCCGAGGGCGTGAGCTGGGAGGAGCATTCGCGCGTCATGTTCGCTCATATGGAGCAGACGCTGGCCGAGCACCACCATGAAGTAGCCGCGGTGATCGTCGAGCCGCTGATCCAGGGTGCGGGCGGCATGCGCATGTACCACCCGATCTACCTCAAGCTGCTGCGCGAAGCCTGCGACCGTTATGGCGTGCACCTGATCCATGACGAGATCGCCGTGGGCTTCGGCCGCACCGGCACGATGTTCGCCTGCGAGCAGGCCGGCATCACTCCCGATTTCCTGGTGCTGTCCAAGGCGCTGACCGGCGGCTATCTGCCGATGGCCGCGGTGCTGACCACCGACGAGGTATACGGCGCCTTCTACGACGACTACGCCACCCTGCGCGCCTTCCTTCACTCGCACACCTACACCGGCAACCCGCTGGCCTGCGCCGCCGCCCTGGCGACTCTGGACATCTTCCGCGATGACGATGTGATCGAACGCAACAAGGCGCTGAGCGCGCGCATGGCCAGCGCCACCGAGCATCTCAAGGATCATCCGCATGTCGCCGAAGTGCGCCAGACCGGCATGGCCCTGGCGGTGGAGATGGTGCAGGACAAGGCCAGCAAAGCCGCCTACCCCTGGCAGGAGCGGCGCGGCCTGGCGGTGTATCAGCACGCACTAACGCGCGGTGCGCTGCTGCGCCCGCTGGGCAGCGTGGTGTACTTCCTGCCGCCTTACGTGATCACCCCGGAGGAGATCGATTTCCTCGCCGAGGTGGCCAGCGAAGGCATCGATATCGCCACCCGCGACACTGTCAGCGTGGCCGTGGACAATCGCTATCCCGATCATCGCGATCCGGGTTGA
- a CDS encoding cytochrome b, with protein MQWRNTSARYGLVSVLLHWLVALVVFGLFALGYWMVGLSYYDPWRQSAPDLHKSIGILLFAVMLLRLLWRLFSPAPAALASHGRLTRLASRLGHGLLYLGLFGVMISGYLISTADGRGINVFGLFSVPATLTGIPQQEDIAGAIHEYLAWGLVIFAGLHGLAALKHHFIDRDSTLLRMFGR; from the coding sequence ATGCAATGGCGTAACACCTCTGCTCGTTATGGTCTGGTCAGCGTGCTGTTGCACTGGCTGGTGGCGCTGGTCGTGTTCGGCCTGTTCGCCCTGGGGTATTGGATGGTGGGCCTGAGTTATTACGACCCCTGGCGGCAGAGCGCGCCCGATCTGCACAAGAGCATTGGCATCCTGCTGTTCGCCGTGATGCTGCTGCGCCTGCTGTGGCGTCTGTTCAGCCCGGCTCCCGCAGCGCTGGCCAGTCACGGCCGGCTCACTCGCCTGGCCTCCAGACTGGGCCACGGCCTGCTCTATCTGGGCCTGTTCGGCGTGATGATCTCCGGCTATCTGATCTCGACCGCCGATGGCCGTGGCATCAACGTATTCGGGCTGTTCAGTGTGCCGGCAACCCTGACCGGTATCCCACAACAGGAAGACATCGCTGGCGCCATCCACGAATACCTGGCCTGGGGGCTGGTGATCTTCGCCGGGCTGCATGGCCTGGCGGCACTCAAGCACCATTTCATCGACCGTGACAGCACCCTGCTGCGGATGTTCGGGCGCTGA
- a CDS encoding YceI family protein, with protein MLKNALAALVLGSALIGGQAMAADYAIDKQGQHAFVNFKISHLGYSWLYGTFKDFDGKFSFDAANPEASKVSVTLNTASVDTNHAERDKHIRSADFLNVSKHGTATFESTSVKSTGEGTADITGDLTLNGVTKPVVIAAKFIGEGKDPWGGYRAGFEGTTTLKLKDFDITKDLGPASETVELIISVEGIRQ; from the coding sequence ATGTTGAAGAACGCCCTCGCTGCACTGGTTCTGGGTTCCGCGCTGATCGGCGGCCAGGCCATGGCGGCCGACTACGCCATCGACAAGCAAGGCCAGCATGCCTTCGTCAACTTCAAGATCAGCCACCTGGGTTACAGCTGGCTGTACGGCACCTTCAAGGACTTCGATGGCAAGTTCAGCTTCGATGCCGCCAACCCGGAAGCCAGCAAGGTCAGCGTCACCCTCAACACCGCCAGCGTCGACACCAACCACGCCGAGCGTGACAAGCACATCCGCAGCGCCGACTTCCTCAACGTTTCCAAGCACGGCACCGCTACCTTCGAGTCGACTTCGGTCAAGTCCACCGGCGAAGGCACTGCCGACATCACTGGCGACCTGACCCTTAACGGGGTGACCAAGCCCGTGGTCATCGCCGCCAAGTTCATCGGCGAAGGCAAGGATCCGTGGGGCGGCTACCGTGCCGGTTTCGAAGGCACCACCACGCTGAAGCTGAAGGATTTCGACATCACCAAGGATCTCGGCCCGGCTTCGGAAACCGTCGAGCTGATCATCTCGGTCGAAGGTATTCGTCAGTAA